One stretch of Flavobacterium sp. 9 DNA includes these proteins:
- a CDS encoding S9 family peptidase: MQNDIMAPKAKEIPKTLKKHKEARIDNYFWLNDRENPEVIDYLNQENAYYQSMTTHTKNLQGDLYEEMKGRIKEDDSSVPYFYNGYFYITRFETGKDYPIFARKKGSLSAEEEIMFNCNELSVGHAYFKLGGLSISPDNKFASFGVDIVGRRIYTIQFKNLETGEILSDKIENATGASVWANDNKTVFYTKQDEVTLRADKIFKHKLNTDSVNDVLVFDETDDTFNVSVGKEKSRKYIVISSGSTLTTEYRILNSDNPDGEFEVFQKRVRGLEYSISHFEDSFYVLTNKDKATNFKLMKTPENKTGKKNWVDLIPHREDVLLEDIEIFKNYLVVEERSNGLNHIRIMPWNGEPDYYLPFGSETYNAFTTSNIDFDTDVLRYSYQSLATPSSVIDFNMKTKTKEILKEQQVLGGKFDKENYVEERVWATARDGVKVPISMIYRKGLNKDGKNPLLLYAYGSYGITMDTYFSSTRLSLLDRGFVYAIAHIRGGEDLGRQWYEDGKLLKKKNTFTDFIDCSKFVINEKYTSSKHLYAEGGSAGGLLMGVIINEAPELYNGVIAQVPFVDVITTMLDDSIPLTTGEYDEWGNPNKKEYYDYMLSYSPYDNVKAQNYPNMYVSTGLHDSQVQYWEPAKWVAKLRNVKTNNNLLFLDTNMDAGHGGASGRFEALKDLAKEFSFLLDLEKIKS, encoded by the coding sequence ATGCAAAACGATATAATGGCTCCAAAGGCCAAAGAAATTCCTAAAACACTAAAAAAACATAAAGAAGCCCGAATAGATAATTATTTTTGGCTTAACGATCGCGAAAATCCTGAGGTTATCGATTATTTAAATCAGGAAAATGCGTACTACCAAAGCATGACAACGCATACAAAAAATCTTCAGGGAGATTTGTATGAAGAAATGAAAGGCAGAATCAAAGAAGACGATTCGTCTGTTCCTTATTTTTATAATGGATATTTCTATATCACCCGTTTCGAAACAGGAAAAGATTATCCAATTTTCGCCAGAAAAAAAGGAAGCCTTTCGGCAGAAGAAGAAATTATGTTCAACTGTAATGAATTGTCAGTGGGACACGCTTATTTTAAATTAGGCGGTTTGAGTATAAGTCCAGATAACAAATTTGCCAGTTTTGGTGTTGATATTGTTGGAAGAAGAATTTATACCATTCAGTTTAAAAACTTAGAAACAGGAGAAATTCTGTCAGATAAAATCGAAAATGCTACAGGCGCATCTGTTTGGGCAAACGATAATAAAACGGTTTTTTATACCAAACAAGACGAAGTTACTTTAAGAGCTGATAAAATTTTCAAGCATAAATTAAACACAGATTCAGTAAATGATGTTTTGGTTTTTGATGAAACCGATGATACTTTTAATGTTTCTGTAGGGAAAGAAAAATCCAGAAAATATATTGTTATTAGTTCAGGAAGTACTTTGACGACTGAATATAGAATTTTGAACTCAGATAATCCTGATGGAGAATTCGAAGTGTTTCAGAAACGTGTTCGTGGTTTAGAATATAGTATTTCGCATTTTGAAGATTCGTTTTATGTCTTGACTAATAAAGATAAGGCGACTAACTTTAAGTTGATGAAAACGCCTGAGAATAAAACAGGAAAGAAAAATTGGGTAGATCTTATTCCGCATCGTGAAGATGTTTTGTTAGAAGATATCGAAATCTTTAAAAACTATTTAGTTGTTGAAGAACGCTCAAACGGATTAAATCATATTCGTATAATGCCGTGGAATGGTGAACCTGACTATTATCTTCCGTTTGGCAGCGAAACTTACAATGCTTTTACGACTTCGAATATTGATTTTGATACAGATGTTTTACGTTATAGTTATCAATCTCTTGCAACGCCATCGTCTGTAATTGATTTTAATATGAAAACTAAAACCAAAGAAATCTTAAAGGAACAACAGGTTTTAGGTGGTAAATTTGATAAAGAAAATTACGTCGAAGAACGCGTTTGGGCAACAGCGAGAGATGGAGTAAAAGTGCCGATTTCGATGATTTATCGCAAAGGATTGAATAAAGATGGTAAAAATCCGTTATTGCTTTACGCATATGGTTCATACGGAATCACAATGGATACTTATTTTTCATCAACAAGACTTTCATTGTTAGACCGCGGATTTGTTTATGCAATTGCCCATATTCGAGGAGGAGAAGATTTAGGAAGACAATGGTATGAAGACGGAAAACTGTTAAAAAAGAAAAATACCTTTACAGATTTCATCGATTGCTCTAAATTTGTAATTAACGAAAAATATACTTCTTCGAAACATTTGTATGCAGAAGGAGGATCAGCAGGAGGACTTTTAATGGGAGTTATCATAAATGAAGCTCCTGAATTATACAACGGAGTTATCGCTCAGGTGCCTTTTGTTGATGTTATTACAACAATGTTAGACGATAGCATTCCGTTGACAACTGGAGAATACGACGAATGGGGAAACCCAAACAAGAAAGAATATTATGATTATATGTTATCGTATTCACCTTACGATAACGTAAAAGCGCAAAATTATCCAAATATGTATGTATCAACCGGATTGCACGATTCGCAGGTACAATATTGGGAGCCAGCCAAATGGGTAGCCAAATTGAGAAATGTAAAAACAAATAATAATCTTTTGTTTTTAGATACCAATATGGATGCTGGACATGGTGGAGCTTCAGGACGTTTTGAGGCTTTAAAAGACTTAGCAAAAGAATTTAGTTTTTTATTAGATTTAGAAAAAATTAAAAGCTAA
- a CDS encoding LamG domain-containing protein, producing the protein MKKLLLTLMFVSYLNVNAQNPIQEFNFNGTLNNTNNTTSFMGTNNFVNDRAGVVKGAQRLSNKALEAVIDNLPQENSARTVSIWVKLNDISSANYIWGYGTAYSAQYCGLLQQGTASSNSDLSLAGWGATNDVIVSTPLVKDTWYNYTIAYDGKVSKIYRNGQLLKSVNGISRSTKGNIFRLGEINTTVGINADIDDLKIYDVALTDSQVAELYDSSKPIVNIVEPVVAAKATTVGKGKTSAKPVTSNSTIIASSDVNAVAKNVEVFSQGQKIIGNNSMNISDLPEGTYLLKITNAPSKKITSK; encoded by the coding sequence ATGAAAAAATTACTACTCACATTAATGTTTGTAAGTTATTTGAATGTTAATGCACAAAATCCAATTCAGGAGTTTAATTTCAATGGTACTTTAAATAATACCAATAATACAACTTCATTCATGGGAACGAATAATTTCGTGAACGATAGAGCAGGAGTTGTAAAAGGAGCACAACGACTAAGCAATAAAGCGCTTGAAGCTGTAATTGATAATCTTCCTCAGGAAAATAGTGCAAGAACTGTAAGTATCTGGGTTAAGCTAAATGATATTTCGTCAGCGAACTATATTTGGGGATACGGAACGGCTTATAGTGCTCAATATTGCGGTTTATTGCAGCAAGGAACAGCTTCATCAAACTCAGACTTAAGTTTGGCTGGTTGGGGAGCTACAAATGACGTTATTGTTTCGACGCCGCTTGTAAAAGATACTTGGTACAACTATACAATAGCTTACGATGGTAAAGTTTCGAAGATTTATAGAAATGGACAATTGCTTAAATCTGTTAATGGAATCAGTCGTTCTACTAAAGGAAACATCTTTAGATTAGGCGAAATAAATACAACTGTTGGAATTAATGCTGACATAGACGATTTAAAAATATATGATGTTGCGCTTACAGATAGTCAGGTTGCAGAACTTTATGATAGTTCTAAACCTATAGTAAATATTGTAGAGCCAGTGGTTGCTGCAAAAGCTACTACAGTCGGAAAAGGAAAAACGAGCGCAAAGCCTGTGACATCAAATAGCACTATTATTGCTTCGAGTGATGTAAACGCAGTTGCAAAAAATGTTGAGGTTTTCTCACAAGGACAAAAAATAATAGGTAATAATTCGATGAACATAAGTGATTTACCGGAAGGAACTTATTTGCTAAAAATAACAAATGCTCCATCTAAAAAAATCACTTCAAAATAA
- a CDS encoding YebC/PmpR family DNA-binding transcriptional regulator, protein MGRAFEFRKGRKMKRWSAMAKTFTRIGKDIVMAVKEGGPNPDANSRLRAVIQNAKAANMPKDNVERAIKNASNKDTANYKEILFEGYAPHGIAILIETASDNNNRTVANIRSYFNKCNGTMGTQGSVEFMFDHTCNFRIAKGNLDPEELELELIDFGAEEVFEDEDGILIYAPFGSFGALQKELENRGLEILSSGFERIPQITKELTEAQIADVEKLIEKIEEDDDVMNVYHTMKEE, encoded by the coding sequence ATGGGAAGAGCGTTCGAATTTAGAAAAGGAAGAAAAATGAAACGTTGGTCAGCAATGGCTAAAACATTTACCCGAATTGGTAAAGATATCGTTATGGCCGTTAAAGAAGGTGGTCCTAACCCAGATGCCAATTCTAGATTAAGAGCTGTAATACAAAATGCAAAAGCCGCTAACATGCCTAAGGACAATGTGGAGCGTGCGATAAAAAATGCAAGTAATAAAGATACTGCCAATTATAAAGAAATTTTGTTTGAAGGATATGCGCCTCACGGAATTGCGATTTTAATTGAAACTGCATCTGACAACAATAATAGAACTGTAGCAAACATTCGCAGCTACTTTAATAAATGTAACGGAACAATGGGAACGCAAGGTTCTGTTGAGTTTATGTTTGATCATACTTGTAATTTTAGAATTGCAAAAGGGAATCTTGATCCTGAAGAATTAGAACTTGAACTAATTGATTTTGGTGCTGAAGAAGTTTTCGAAGACGAAGACGGAATCTTAATCTACGCTCCTTTTGGAAGCTTTGGTGCTTTGCAAAAAGAACTAGAAAACAGAGGTCTTGAAATTTTATCTTCTGGTTTTGAGCGTATTCCTCAAATCACAAAAGAACTTACTGAAGCTCAAATCGCTGACGTTGAAAAACTAATCGAAAAAATTGAAGAAGATGATGACGTTATGAACGTTTATCACACTATGAAAGAAGAATAA
- a CDS encoding PLP-dependent cysteine synthase family protein: MKEEINAYNNVLELIGNTPLIKLNKITDDLEGNFYAKVEAFNPGHSSKDRIALYIIEEAEKKGILSPGDTIIETTSGNTGFSLAMVSIIKGYNCILAVSSKSSKDKIDMLRSLGAKVYVCPAHVSADDERSYYNVAKRLHEETKGSVYINQYFNQLNIDAHYNTTGPEIWEQTKGQITHLVACSGTGGTISGTAKFLKEQNPNIRILGVDAFGSVLKKYHETKEFDNKEIYPYRIEGLGKNLIPSATDFDIIDKFMKVTDEESAHSAREITRKEGLFVGYTSGAVMQAIRQYAEEGEFTKDSNIIAIFPDHGSRYMSKVFSDDWMNEQGFFDSINEEEVQKIEFVK; the protein is encoded by the coding sequence ATGAAAGAAGAAATAAACGCTTATAATAATGTTTTAGAATTAATAGGTAACACCCCACTTATTAAACTAAATAAAATTACCGACGACTTAGAAGGAAATTTCTACGCAAAGGTGGAAGCTTTTAATCCAGGACATTCCTCAAAAGATAGAATAGCGTTATATATTATTGAAGAAGCCGAGAAAAAGGGAATTCTGTCACCGGGAGACACCATTATAGAAACAACATCTGGTAATACAGGTTTTAGTCTGGCAATGGTAAGCATTATTAAAGGTTACAATTGTATTTTGGCAGTAAGTTCAAAATCATCGAAAGACAAGATTGACATGTTGAGAAGTTTGGGAGCAAAGGTATATGTTTGTCCGGCGCACGTTTCTGCAGATGATGAAAGATCATACTATAACGTAGCCAAACGTTTACACGAAGAAACAAAAGGCTCAGTTTATATTAATCAATATTTTAACCAATTAAATATTGATGCACATTATAACACTACCGGTCCTGAAATTTGGGAACAGACAAAAGGACAAATTACACACCTTGTTGCTTGTAGCGGAACAGGAGGAACTATCTCAGGAACTGCGAAATTCTTAAAAGAGCAAAATCCAAATATTAGAATTTTAGGAGTAGATGCTTTTGGATCAGTATTGAAGAAATACCACGAAACAAAAGAATTCGATAACAAAGAAATTTATCCTTATCGTATAGAAGGTTTGGGTAAAAACCTGATACCATCGGCTACGGATTTTGATATTATAGATAAATTCATGAAAGTAACCGATGAAGAAAGTGCTCACTCAGCAAGAGAGATCACCAGAAAAGAAGGTTTATTTGTTGGATATACTTCTGGAGCTGTAATGCAAGCGATCAGACAATATGCAGAAGAAGGAGAGTTTACAAAAGATAGTAATATTATTGCAATCTTCCCTGATCACGGATCACGCTATATGAGTAAAGTATTTAGCGATGATTGGATGAATGAACAAGGATTCTTTGATAGTATCAATGAAGAAGAAGTTCAAAAAATTGAATTCGTAAAGTAG
- a CDS encoding LamG domain-containing protein: MNKLLLTLMFVSFFNVNAQNPVQQFDFDGNTSNSDKTISFLGSSTFANDRNGVANGAIRLTNKFLQTVVGDLPQDNKPRSISVWVKFNAIATVNYIFGYGSPVNGQYFGLVQQATTGSTSDLSLAGWGTTNNVIVATPLAKGVWYQYSVTYDGTTSKIYRNGELLKSSDAIARSTKGYILKLGQMNTALGINADIDDLKIYNVAMTDEQVMESYTSSKPSEVAAEKVATVKKGNVDTKTDLKNAPEGNVVAKKVEVFSQGKKIIRNNTTNISDLPEGTYLLKITNGQN; encoded by the coding sequence ATGAATAAATTATTACTGACATTAATGTTTGTAAGTTTCTTTAATGTGAATGCTCAAAATCCCGTTCAGCAATTTGATTTCGACGGAAACACAAGTAATAGCGATAAAACAATTTCTTTTTTAGGATCTTCGACTTTTGCTAATGACAGAAATGGAGTTGCTAACGGCGCCATCCGACTTACAAATAAGTTTTTGCAGACGGTTGTTGGCGACCTTCCACAGGATAATAAACCAAGATCAATTTCAGTTTGGGTAAAATTTAATGCAATTGCTACAGTAAATTATATTTTTGGTTATGGAAGTCCGGTAAATGGACAATATTTTGGTTTGGTACAACAAGCTACAACTGGATCAACATCTGATTTAAGTTTAGCAGGTTGGGGAACCACTAATAATGTAATAGTTGCAACGCCACTTGCAAAAGGTGTTTGGTATCAATATAGTGTTACTTATGACGGAACCACATCTAAAATATATCGTAATGGTGAATTATTAAAATCATCAGATGCAATTGCACGCTCAACAAAAGGATATATTCTTAAGTTAGGACAAATGAATACTGCACTTGGTATTAATGCTGATATAGACGATCTTAAAATTTATAATGTTGCAATGACAGACGAGCAGGTTATGGAATCTTATACCAGTTCGAAGCCATCAGAGGTTGCGGCTGAAAAGGTTGCAACAGTAAAAAAAGGAAATGTAGATACAAAAACAGACCTTAAAAATGCACCTGAAGGTAATGTTGTTGCAAAAAAGGTTGAGGTTTTCTCACAAGGAAAGAAAATAATCAGAAACAATACTACTAATATTAGTGACTTACCGGAAGGCACTTATTTGTTGAAAATAACAAATGGGCAAAACTAA